The DNA window taagtaTTCTATTTCGTAATCTTTTAAATaggaatatttaatttatgatGGAAAAGACcaaggatttttttctttctgtaacAACGCGTGTTTTTAGTAACTGGACAGCATTGAGAGTACGCTATTGCttgtatattttcatatctaaACACAAAACTAAtacttattgaaaattttattttagctGGCTGTCGAACATGGTATGGGATCCAGAGATAAAGCCGATCTATTTTGTCACTATATTACCgactttatatatatcaacggtttgttgaaatttatattctactaagaaatataaaatgtgtttttgtatatacaaataccATAGATTGATATTGGTTTTTAGAAGGATTGTGCAGCAGTGAAATTGCGTGCGAACTAGAAGACTTCATGGATGAACAATTTAATACAGAACTTCAAGATTTAAGTTGTAAACAAGTAGCAGAAgagttatataaattttatcgttattgtgttGAGGGTAATGAAGCACAGGCTGTGATTGAGTTTGAAAAATTGCCGCCATTACAACCATGGATTGTATCATGTTTaccaaagaaaattaataaggaaTCTATtgcatttgaaaataatagtgGTTCTGAAAGTgatgaaatagaagaaagtatGGAAACTGAAGATACAGAATGGACACAAGTAAAGCCAAGgcggaaaaaataatttccaatGATTCAAGACACTTGCATGATGCAAATctttattacaaaagaaaagaaaaagatttattgtagtatacttttattatttttcttgcatCAAAGTTTCTTATAGtcaatttcttatttattcagTCTTTGCAATAATTGGATCACTTAATTTTCACGCCCGCCTCCTGCATctgtaaagaaaattaagtaCAATTTAATGTAATGGTATCGAATATAGAAACttaatattttactatttctGTTGATTAATACCTTCTGCTTTGTTTGGTAAATGAACAGTGTAATacccattattttcttttatatcgcaTTCCTTTGGAATATTATATGATGTTTTTGTTTCGTTAGGTCCCaataaacttaaaataatGGGTAAAAATAACAATCCATGAAATAATCCGAATGCTACCACAGCagtaaataactaaaataataaaaattttataatttttttaaatacatatattatacatgtattttatctaatgtatgtaaatattgaATCGTACTTTGAAGAAGGCACTGAAAAGATATGCTTTACTAGAAGCTAGTAAAATAAACGCAAGAAAAGTACTAAAGCCTCCATTAAAAACAGGTGGCCCAATAATCTTCAATGTTGTAATAGCCCGTTCTGCAATTGAAACATATTTGCagtattcataaaaaatactCTTAGTAAGTTGTTATATATGACGTGTATCACATATACCATCTTTAGAACCCTTTCTTCTTATAAATTCTAATCCAACATGTGAAGCATAATCTACTGCTAATCCAATACagagaagaacaagaatacTAGATGAAATTTCAACGATCAAGCCTAAAAAGTGCATAGAACCTAAAAGATCAATTAGTGTAAATATTACACAACTAATGACCCAAAATGACGCTATTAAATTTCTCAATAGAAGTATTGTTACTAATCCAATAGATACTATTGCTAAACTCAAGTTTCTGACTAATTCTTCTCCAATTatctgtaaaataataatgttattaaaattgaaagttTCTCATATGAAAGATCATATTTCACTCGCCTTGTTAGCTGTCCATGATATGTACTCCGGAGAATATATCACTACATGAGAATGATCCTGAGATAAATTAGTAACTTTTACTAATTCACTCATAGATTGCATTGCTTTTATTTGATCTAACGTTCTATTAACAAGTACATGCTGTATTGGAATTCTGGAGGTCTGAAACATCGAaagtttgtaataaaatatatgttaatttttatgaaaaataaaaatatttatataccgtTATGTTGTAATCACCAATGGgtaatttatcaaatataatatcttttatatatgctTGACCTTCCGTAGTTAACAATAGATATTCCATAAGGAAACCATAGTATTCATCTTTACTCTCAATATCATGTCCTATGgggaaaatgataaagaaatacattttacaaaacgttttactaaaaaaatacttttccacaatttatatctttagtacctttattggtattatttaaCCACTTATCATATGCCACAAACCATGGATCCAAAGAAAGATtgttaataaaagaattgtttTTTAAAGCATCGACCAATTGAAGTAAAGAATCATGATCTTCATAATAGTCTACGTCAGTCATATAAACGGCACCGTGTTTACCATATGCGGGAAAATGTTCCTTTAACTTTTCGTTAAAGCGTATCGGATAAGAGTCTTGATTTAAGTACAAGAGTGGGTCGAAGTCTTGCTTCAACTGAAATATACCCCAAATGTTGACGCATACGAGACACACTGTGATAGCTATCACAGCGACTTTAACATATGTTTTCATTAGGAACGGTCCGATATAATTctcgaaaataatttgttgcaaattttttttgctGCAGTCATTCGGTTTCCATTCGGATCTGGGCCTACAACAACAGCCATCCCTTTTACCTTCAAGTCGTCTCTCATCATATACCAAGCAACTAACAAAAAAGGTCAATTCGAATatgtatagaaataatattcccATAGTCGCAAACATGCAAAATGATTTGAGAAATGGCATCATTGTCGTCATGCCAATTCCAAAAGCAACTAGATTCGTGAAAGATGTCACGGTAATGGACATGCCTATTAACAAAAGAACGTAAATTTATATCGCAttaagacgaaaaaaaaacgatcttTAGAAGTATTATCACCATTGACATACCTGCGTGTTGAACAACTTTGGCAATACGCAGAGGAATCTCTAAAGCTTTGTCGCTCTCAGTTTGCATCTGAAGACTATGCATTATAACAAACATGTCGTCAACACCAATACCAAGTAAAAGAAACGGTAATACACGATGTAACGGGCCGTAAAAATATCCTAAGTAATAGCATACTCCGTAAGAGGATATCAACGCTTGACCAACAACGGAAACACCCATAAGGGAAAGGTACAATCTTTGTTCGATTACATTGCATCTACCGATCATGGATAGTACATAAATAGTAATCAATGATAATCCACAACATAGTATCGGCATATTGTTTATCATCACTTCATGTAAGACATCTTGAAAGCTCCTTGAGGAAACCGCATAAATCTCCATTCCCGAAGGTAGACTATGATTTCCATGGAGAACACGCTCAATAAATTGCAATTCCCATTCGGAAGAATGTGGATTTGATTTTTTCAGCATCCAATTCAGTATTGTTGCTTTTGCAGACTTCACGTTATTCATTTCGTCATATTCGATATCCGATAACAACGGTACGATATTATGCAGTATGTGGTTTCTAGACCTGAGCAcataacgatatatttttcttttctctttttaaacgcGCTAAATTCTATATTAGAGCCAAGGAAAATGTCAATGTCaataaaaatggaatataaatatctttatcaaTAATTCGTTCGCgcatttataaataactttaATGAAGAATTCAAcacagaaaaataattaaaaaaaaatagttcatGTGAACATATATTTCAATCGTCTTTGTTATTCAGTTGTAGCATGTGTTCCTAGTCTTTCAAACTGATATTCTTCAAATCGGAAAGAATGAATGATTCTTTAtgatgaaagataaataattggTATCATAATAAGATGGCTACATAAAGAATATGTctacattaacgttattactatttttgtgaGCTGAATTCATAATTTCTTGATTTTATGATCAGATTTCATGAAACagcttatattctttaatcgtCACGCGTTTAATTCGTCAACATTTTTCGGCTCTCGTATGGAATTGGCCCAACAGTGTTATTAAGTATCTTCACGAATTCCTTccaatttatattgatataagtatgtatgcaAAATAGCACATTAACTCACTTATCTCTTATTGCCTTCGTGacatcttttaatattttttctttcgttaacgCTGATATATCCTCTCCTTGCCAGAGTTTTAAAAGGGATTGATATATACATCCATCCTTCAACATGGTGTTGTTCAAATTCTGCATAATCTCGTCGGAAAACTCGAAACTTAGTGTATCTTCAAGCAGCGAATTTTCATCTTCCTCGAACCACGTTAAAAAACTATAATGAAGATCGTGATGTTTCGTGTTAAATCaatgatcgatcaatcgatatcTAAACACGCAAACACTCACCTAGCGCATACATCCTTCCATGTATAATTGTTCACCACTATATTTTTCACTGCATTCTCGATTTCACTGATCTACGATTGTAAAGTGTACATGTCATATGTATAATTAGTATGCCATCAtggaagaaatattatagatcTTCTTTATATACCGATTGCAACACTTCCGGTTCCAAAATGTTCGGTGCAGTAATTATGATACTTTCGTATCTGAGATCATCCCTAAAATGTTTTTGGACCCAAATTGCATCTGCTCGTACTTCTGAATTCATTGGCACACAAAGTTCTAAATCGTCGACTTCTTCTTTCCAGAATATCATTCCAGGACAACATATGCAATTGATGATGAAGGACACGAGTAGCCAAATCCATGGTTTTTTTCCTATACTGAGGCCAattctgaaagaaaaattgtttgaaCAAATGATCTCTCGTATTATTTCGCAAAttaaccttttctttttgaaatgaataaaagttAAATCGTAAGCACACACTAACATCGAAGTGTCGATGTAGCGAGTAGCGAAAGattatgtgtacgtgtgtgctTTAAGAATACGACGATTCATAGAACGacaaattatctttaattcggttaattaaaatatgcTTGGACAATGAACTACGCTCTTTAAATTTAACGATCTATTccttatatcaatataattataagttaTGCATTAAAACACCGATCTCTCGGAAAAATTTATTCCTTCGTTGTCGAAGTCTTgtcaaataattcaaattcGTCGCAATTTACTCGTTAAAGCCTTCGTACATCTACGTATCGTTACATTCAATCTCTTAGATTTAAACTCTTTAGACAGAATTATGTTTCGAAAAAATGTTCACCGATTTTATTgctgattatttattatttatcgtattaatgagcgattataataaatgtaccATATTATgattcaataacaatataacatatacaGAAGTTGATACGTGTTCTCCGAAAATTATTCGCGAAGAAAAACTTTCTCTATGTTAAATTCAGTAAAAAGCAACTTTATGGCTTGAGACAGGAATAATATCTAAAACAaatactaatattgttataacatAAGATTGCGTCAATTTCATGATAAATAAGGACATATATCATGCACGAAATCTATTTTGTTTTGACAAATTAAGGAAGAATTTAACAATCGATTAATCCAGGAATTTTTTCAACTCaccgataaaatatttgatcggAGTTTAATTGGAAATTAAGAATCGATTCTTTCAAGCGTTTCCATATTACATTTACGGTCGAACTCTTTGAATCATTTTCCATAATGGCGTCCGATCGTTGGGGCTCGGTCACTCTTCGTGTCCAAATGTTGACTGAAGAACAACGTAAGTTCTAACGTGGCATACGAGCACGATGGCATGCATGTGACGAACGATGGAAGTAATCTACTACAATTATATAACTCGCGTtggtctctcttcttcttctctttctctcgtttcattCCTATGGACGTTACTCTACCCCGAAGGGCATCGAGTAAGTAGGTGTAACGAGATATGTACGAGATTTGTTAAAGAGATCCATTTGTTTGCTTCCTTTTGTCTTTTATGCTTTTATTATACACACtcgatatattttgtttttttgatcaaaagtttgatataaaaatatgatatagttCTCAGACAATGTAGTTaccaatttcttcttttctcctttcttttttactaaaatttctaatatctaatattttttaatatcttttattatttaaattgtgtaacattgataataaaaaattgattgattaagAACCAACTTAATGTTGGTACAGTATTCTTATAAGTTTATTATAGACTATcgttattgtgttattgtgtGAACATGTTAATAGaagtaaattataaatcaacGACAACCGTATAAAATATGTCAGGATTTAGATGGAACATCatcatacctatatatatatatatatatatacatacatacatacaaacatatatattaatctataTAAGATAATACTTACTACTATGACTTAATACTACTTTTTCTATAGGCAATCTAATTAactcaaaaattaatatacctatatataacgTGTATAAAAAATCTATTAGCATCGACATTATAATGTTATGTATTGCTTATGAGCAATGAGATCGAAGATCAATCACTGTAAATCCTATTCGCATTTGCCctcatttatatcgtttatgGAGGTTAAGCAAATCACTAAGTCCGTATCTTCCATCGATGG is part of the Vespa crabro chromosome 21, iyVesCrab1.2, whole genome shotgun sequence genome and encodes:
- the LOC124431453 gene encoding uncharacterized protein LOC124431453 isoform X1, with amino-acid sequence MMEKTKDFFLSVTTRVFSNWTALRLAVEHGMGSRDKADLFCHYITDFIYINEGLCSSEIACELEDFMDEQFNTELQDLSCKQVAEELYKFYRYCVEGNEAQAVIEFEKLPPLQPWIVSCLPKKINKESIAFENNSGSESDEIEESMETEDTEWTQVKPRRKK
- the LOC124431453 gene encoding uncharacterized protein LOC124431453 isoform X2, whose amino-acid sequence is MGSRDKADLFCHYITDFIYINEGLCSSEIACELEDFMDEQFNTELQDLSCKQVAEELYKFYRYCVEGNEAQAVIEFEKLPPLQPWIVSCLPKKINKESIAFENNSGSESDEIEESMETEDTEWTQVKPRRKK
- the LOC124431451 gene encoding patched domain-containing protein 3-like codes for the protein MENDSKSSTVNVIWKRLKESILNFQLNSDQIFYRIGLSIGKKPWIWLLVSFIINCICCPGMIFWKEEVDDLELCVPMNSEVRADAIWVQKHFRDDLRYESIIITAPNILEPEVLQSISEIENAVKNIVVNNYTWKDVCASFLTWFEEDENSLLEDTLSFEFSDEIMQNLNNTMLKDGCIYQSLLKLWQGEDISALTKEKILKDVTKAIRDKSRNHILHNIVPLLSDIEYDEMNNVKSAKATILNWMLKKSNPHSSEWELQFIERVLHGNHSLPSGMEIYAVSSRSFQDVLHEVMINNMPILCCGLSLITIYVLSMIGRCNVIEQRLYLSLMGVSVVGQALISSYGVCYYLGYFYGPLHRVLPFLLLGIGVDDMFVIMHSLQMQTESDKALEIPLRIAKVVQHAGMSITVTSFTNLVAFGIGMTTMMPFLKSFCMFATMGILFLYIFELTFFVSCLVYDERRLEGKRDGCCCRPRSEWKPNDCSKKNLQQIIFENYIGPFLMKTYVKVAVIAITVCLVCVNIWGIFQLKQDFDPLLYLNQDSYPIRFNEKLKEHFPAYGKHGAVYMTDVDYYEDHDSLLQLVDALKNNSFINNLSLDPWFVAYDKWLNNTNKGHDIESKDEYYGFLMEYLLLTTEGQAYIKDIIFDKLPIGDYNITTSRIPIQHVLVNRTLDQIKAMQSMSELVKVTNLSQDHSHVVIYSPEYISWTANKIIGEELVRNLSLAIVSIGLVTILLLRNLIASFWVISCVIFTLIDLLGSMHFLGLIVEISSSILVLLCIGLAVDYASHVGLEFIRRKGSKDERAITTLKIIGPPVFNGGFSTFLAFILLASSKAYLFSAFFKLFTAVVAFGLFHGLLFLPIILSLLGPNETKTSYNIPKECDIKENNGYYTVHLPNKAEDAGGGREN